A stretch of Eriocheir sinensis breed Jianghai 21 chromosome 68, ASM2467909v1, whole genome shotgun sequence DNA encodes these proteins:
- the LOC126988245 gene encoding integrator complex subunit 11-like → MPEIKVTPLGAGQDVGRSCILVTTGGKNIMLDCGMHMGFNDERRFPDFSYITEGPLTEFLDCVIISHFHLDHCGALPYMTEMVGYSGPIYMTQPTKALCPVLLEDMRKVAVERKGETNFFTSSMIKDCMKKVITVSLHETVQVDADLEIKAYYAGHVLGAAMFHIRVGQQSLVYTGDYNMTPDRHLGAAWIDKCRPDLLISESTYATTIRDSKRCRERDFLKKVHDSVERGGKVLIPVFALGRVQELCILLDTYWDRMNLKVPVYFTMGLAETANKYYRMFITWTNQKIRRTFVHRNMFDFKHIKPFDKTYMDNPGPMVVFATPGMLHAGLSLAIFKKWAPNPSNMVIMPGYCVQGTVGHKILNGAKKIDFENRTSVEVNLSVEYMSFSAHADAKGIMQLVRHCEPKNVLLVHGENAKMDFLRQKIMQEFNINCYKPGNGETAHIAVSSNLEVEVSLSLLKHTMAAAALTTPPALPLAASTSGKTEEHPTKKQKVLHGVLIMKNNSMKILGVNEAWGELGVVSHQLRFTERIEVEHIGPVQALTSSLHTLLSHKLGASQVQVVSEYQLSVADSVVINIQDENDDPGKNILLSWTHQDEALGSKLLEIIKANYKK, encoded by the exons ATGCCGGAGATTAAAGTGACGCCGCTGG GTGCTGGGCAGGATGTGGGGCGAAGCTGCATTTTGGTGACAACGGGCGGCAAGAACATCATGTTGGACTGTGGGATGCACatggg GTTCAATGATGAAAGACGGTTCCCAGACTTCTCTTACATCACAGAGGGTCCACTGACAGAGTTCCTGGACTGTGTGATCATCAGCCACTTCCATCTGGACCACTGCGGCGCGCTGCCCTACATGACGGAGATGGTGGGCTACAGCGGCCCCATCTACATGACCCAGCCCACCAAGGCCCTCTGTCCTGTTTTGCTG GAGGACATGAGGAAAGTGGCagtagagaggaagggggaaaccaACTTCTTCACCTCCAGCATGATCAAGGACTGCATGAAGAAGGTGATCACCGTCTCCCTGCATGAAACCGTCCAG gTGGATGCAGACCTGGAGATCAAGGCGTATTATGCTGGTCACGTACTGGGAGCAGCCATGTTCCATATTCGTGTGGGCCAGCAGAGCCTCGTGTATACA ggGGACTACAACATGACACCTGACCGCCACCTGGGGGCTGCCTGGATAGACAAGTGCCGGCCAGACCTCCTCATCTCCGAGTCCACCTATGCGACCACCATCAGGGACTCCAAGCGGTGCag AGAGCGAGACTTCCTGAAAAAGGTTCACGACTCTGTGGAGCGCGGGGGCAAGGTGCTCATCCCGGTGTTTGCCCTGGGCCGGGTGCAGGAGCTGTGCATCCTCCTCGACACCTACTGGGACCGTATGAACCTCAAAGTGCCTGTTTACTTCACCATGGGGCTGGCAGAGACG GCCAACAAGTACTATCGCATGTTCATCACGTGGACCAACCAGAAGATCCGGCGCACTTTTGTCCACCGCAACATGTTTGACTTTAAGCACATCAAGCCCTTCGACAAGACCTACATGGACAACCCCGGCCCCATGGTAGTGTTCGCCACGCCGGGCATGCTCCACGCCGGCCTCTCCCTCGCCATATTCAAGAAGTGGGCACCTAACCCCAGCAACATG GTCATCATGCCAGGCTACTGTGTCCAGGGAACTGTTGGCCACAAGATCCTCAACGGGGCCAAGAAGATTGACTTTGAAAACCGTACCAGCGTGGAGGTTAATCTGAGTGTAGAG TACATGTCGTTCAGCGCCCATGCAGATGCCAAGGGGATCATGCAGTTGGTGAGGCACTGTGAGCCCAAGAACGTGCTGCTGGTGCATGGGGAGAACGCCAAGATGGACTTTTTGCGTCAGAAGATTATGCAG GAGTTCAACATCAACTGCTACAAGCCAGGCAATGGGGAGACGGCTCACATCGCTGTCTCAAGTAACCTGGAGGTGGAAGTGTCCCTCTCGCTCCTGAAGCACACCATGGCTGCTGCGGCCCTCACCACCCCGCCGGCCCTCCCCCTGGCTGCCTCCACCTCAGGGAAGACAGAGGAACACCCCACCAAGAAGCAGAAGGTCCTACACGGTGTCCTCATCATGAAGAACAAT AGCATGAAGATCTTGGGTGTGAATGAGGCGTGGGGGGAGCTCGGGGTCGTCTCACACCAACTCCGGTTCACCGAGAGGATAGAAGTGGAGCACATCGGCCCTGTTCAGGCTCTCACCTCTTCCCTACACACCCTTCTTTCTCA TAAGCTTGGGGCGTCGCAGGTGCAGGTGGTGAGTGAGTACCAGCTCTCCGTGGCCGACTCGGTGGTGATCAACATACAGGACGAGAATGACGACCCGGGGAAGAACATCCTCCTCTCGTGGACTCACCAG GATGAGGCTCTGGGAAGCAAGCTGCTGGAGATCATCAAAGCCAACTACAAGAAATGA
- the LOC126988246 gene encoding uncharacterized protein LOC126988246, which produces MSSSMLAHYADNQYDSFLRDIPDPADRTSGLKVKEWLASPSSQHQKDLGDFTGQEEASRKGTVSNMEDDKASAGAEDGYSQEEDNVVPQKKQKCSNGKDPPSISKNCAKQDNRRVAKKPSLEPTKPPQKAFYIVRKEPLESNKKEEKSPDPTDLFFQSIAATIKRFTPYHQSLCKSKVFAVVSEIEMKEILEQDPSAASVLATPDYTAGDSTLQNSQAMDSSPSLTADHSEEALEFKFQYEEL; this is translated from the exons ATGTCCAGCAGCATGCTGGCTCACTACGCTGACAACCAGTACGACAGTTTCCTCCGTGACATCCCTGACCCAGCGGACAGAACATCTG GGCTGAAGGTCAAGGAGTGGTTGGCTTCACCCAGCAGCCAACACCAGAAGGACTTGGGGGACTTCACTGGTCAGGAGGAAGCCAGTAGAAAAGGGACAGTGAGTAACATGGAAGATGATAAGGCCAGTGCAGGTGCTGAGGATGGGTACAGCCAGGAGGAGGACAATGTGGTTCCCCAAAAGAAGCAGAAATGTAGTAATGGTAAAGACCCTCCATCCATTAGCAAGAATTGTGCCAAACAAGACAATAGACGCGTTGCCAAGAAACCATCGCTAGAACCCACAAAGCCTCCGCAGAAAGCATTCTATATAGTAAGGAAAGAGCCTCTGGAAagcaacaagaaggaagaaaagtctcCTGACCCCACTGACCTGTTCTTTCAGAGTATTGCAGCCACTATCAAGAGATTTACTCCCTATCATCAAAGTTTATGCAAAAGTAAAGTTTTTGCAGTCGTCTCCgagatagagatgaaagaaatatTGGAGCAAGATCCATCTGCAGCATCAGTCCTGGCAACTCCTGACTACACAGCGGGAGACTCCACATTACAGAACTCTCAGGCAATGGACTCCTCACCATCATTAACAGCTGACCATTCAGAGGAAGCCTTGGAGTTTAAGTTTCAATACGAGGAGCTCTAA